The Salmo trutta chromosome 22, fSalTru1.1, whole genome shotgun sequence genome contains the following window.
cctatgtagtgcacaatgggccctagttaaaagtagtgcactaaatagtgaatagggtgacattttgtATGCAGACATTCTCTCGATAGCTGCAAGATGGCATTCCATTAGTATACACTGAAGGAGCATCTGTACCTCTATCCTgtgtctgcctccctccctcgatGTCTCGCTCTGTcgccctctcctctctttgtttGTTGCAGGCAGTAGGCTAAATTAGAAACCTCTGTCTGCCTccatcccactccctctctctctctgcatggaaGGCTCTGCATGGTCAAACCGACATCTGCAGtggccgtacagcatttactgtgatGCGGCCTCCGCAGAGATCAGAGCATTCATACATACTTCTTGGCGTTCGCATAGCAGAGCTGTTTTAAAGGAAGTTgccaaggaagtgagtttgtgtttatacaggacctcctgcccccacctaccatcaaccaGTCATGTCAATGCAGTGCTATACGGAGCTACTCTACATGacaaaaggtatgtggacacctgcttgtcgaacatctcattccaaaatcatgggcattaatatggagttggtcccacctttgttgctttaacagcctccactgttctgggaaggctttctactagatgttggaatatttcTGTGGGGACTTgtttctattcagccacaagagcattagtgaggttgggcactgatgttgggcaattaggcctggctcacagtcggtgttccaattcatcccaaaggtgttcaatggggttggggtcagggctttgtgcaggccaatcaagttcttccacaccgatcttgacagaccatttctgtatggacctcgctttgtgcacaggggtattgtcatgctgaaacaggaaagggctttccccaaactgttcccacaaagttggaagcacataatcatctataatgtaattgtatgctgtagcattatggtttcccttcactggaagtgaactttacagttggcactatacagtcgggcaggtagcgttctcctggcatccaccaaacccagattcatctttCGGCCaaatggtgaaacgtgattcatcactccagagaatgtgtttccactgctccagattccaatagcagcgagctttacaccactccagccaaggcttggcattgcacatggtgatcttaggcttgtgtgcggctactcggctatggaaacccatttcatgaagatccCGATGAACCGTTCTTGTGTTGACGttccttccagaggcagtttggatctctgtagtgagtgttgcaaccagcAGACCCAGTAGCCAATGGCCACATGTTTCATATCTAAACAGGATTAGTGTCTCTTTCTCTGGCTGGTCTGGCCCTCTGAGGTTATTCTATGCTTGTGCCATGGGTACTAGTTAGTGGGATGTTACCTGTACAGAGTTGAGGTGGGTTGATGTGATGTTATGAGTTGAGGTGACCTTATTTGTTGTGAGTTCAGGGGACGTTATCTGTTAACTTAGTATTTTGGGTTGTTGTAGGGTATTTTCATGGTTATTCTATGCAGTGAAAAGGGTAGTGTCTGTCATGTTACCTGTACAGAGTTGAGGTGACAGTATCCGTTGAGTGGGAAGCGTATGACGTGGGTAGAGTCATGATTCCAGCCTGCGTTCAGAGAGTTACACATGACGTCCCCGACCTCTGGAAACACCTCCTCGATCAGAGCCCTGTCCCCACTTAGAGTGATCCTCTCCCCCAGCTCTGGAGCTACACGcaccaccacacactcacacacacgccacGCCTTCCTGGCCTCGCGCTCGCTCCTCCAGCGTTCTAATTCTGCTTGTAGTGGAGATAGCTGGAAGAACCTGGCCTCCTCATAGAGTAAAGAGTactcctgtaacacacacacacacacaaatgtacacagacatatacatacacacaaacacaacgaTCATCAGATTCTTAAAAAGAAAATGTATCCCACAAAGCTTCACAATATATGTTATAAGTGTGCAATTACAGACAAGGTTTTCCAGGCCTGAGTGCAGGGTCAGATAAACTCACTTTGAAGTCGTCAGGGACGAGCAGTTTGGCCGTCCGCAGGAAGTTGAGGATGTAGCGGAACATGTGACCGTCTCGGTCTATGAAGTAGTGCTGCTTCAGACTGTCCAGCACTATGGGCTCTGTCCCGTTGAACAGACGACCAATCCTGGGGGGAAGGGGATATCAGTGGGATCATCATCAGAGTGTACATGTTTGAGTGGATCAGTTTGAGCAAGGCCAAGTGTAGAATTGCTAATCTTGATCacataatgagtagttatttgggATGCAAGGTCATTTGTAGATCAGTGACTGCATTCCACTTCAATGTAGTAAATCTCAAACACGCTATGTGTGTGCGAGTCTTACCGTGACTCTGGGTACTTGGTCAGTGTAGCCAGGCTGCTGGTGTACATGTGACCTCCTACGTCTATGTGTACAGGGGCGTTGGTTTTGGTGAGCTGGGCGGGGGTGGGGATGCCCCCAATACCCCCTGAGCCCAGCGGAGAGGcaggggactgggagaccagtggCCGGCTGGCCATGCTGCTATTACGGCTATCctgggagagaagaagaaaatacACAAATGTCCAACTGAAATTTGTCACAGATATTGTGTGTGAACATAGCACACAGTCATTCCCTGAGTGACTAAGTAGAGACAGGACACTAGTAAAGAGTTGTAGACTGGGACTTCATTCATACTCCGTCAATGTTTTGAGTACAATTAACTCATGATGCACTACATGACAGAGTGGTTTTTGCCCttttcagtgtctgtctgtcagggctAACTAAGGACAGTGGAGCGGGCTGAGTTGTTAAAGAAACTCAGAGACAGATATGACTCTGTCTCCTCTTCTGCTCTGCTATACAGGTGACAGGTGAGGACATTCCTGTTGAGAAGAAGGTTTTAAACACCTTGGAAATGCTTCAAGTAAGTTGGAAATGCTTCAAGTAAGTTTTCACTGCTGAAAAACTGACAAGCTATAAAGTCTACTGGTCAGCATTCACTGTGGTAAGTGCAGTGAGGGAGAAAGACAGCCATGGCCGAAGGCAGTCTGCCTCTTAAAGCTGAGAAACGGGTAAATAGTGAGATGGATAGATGTATAGCTGATAAGGCAGAAAACAGATGAGCAGAGCTGTCAGTGCTGCAGCAGACATGTGCATCTCTCTAGGGTCACGACAGGCAGGCTCTTCTAAGAGGAACGACGCAAAAACATTCAACTCATTATGAtactggatatacacacacactcacatatgcacacatgcacattcacacacacactcacacacacacacacacacaaaaaccatgttgttgtcattagGGGAAAGATGAGACAGCCTGTCGTTCTATTGTTCATTATAGTGCCTGTGTCTCAGGAAAATGTGAGCTTTAGGCAAATGGGtataaaataaatgtgtgtgtgtgtgagcttgcaCGCTCTGGCTCTCCCCCTGCGGGCTCCACTGTGGTGCATGGTGGGTAATTGTGAGCCTGGGGCGCCATCACCCATAGCAATAGACAAAGTCCCAGAGAGAACTCACTCATGTGTCCTCTACTCTGCACTCACAgtcttgtcccaaatggcaccctaaccTCTATATATACAATGAACTGCTTTTAACCAGTGTCCTTAGGGCTCTGGTAAACaaattgtgcactatatagggaataaggtgccatttgggacgctaaCACAATGTTCATGACCTCTTTACTAAAGCACCT
Protein-coding sequences here:
- the LOC115158613 gene encoding BTB/POZ domain-containing protein KCTD1-like isoform X2 — protein: MFQDSRNSSMASRPLVSQSPASPLGSGGIGGIPTPAQLTKTNAPVHIDVGGHMYTSSLATLTKYPESRIGRLFNGTEPIVLDSLKQHYFIDRDGHMFRYILNFLRTAKLLVPDDFKEYSLLYEEARFFQLSPLQAELERWRSEREARKAWRVCECVVVRVAPELGERITLSGDRALIEEVFPEVGDVMCNSLNAGWNHDSTHVIRFPLNGYCHLNSVQVLERLQQRGFEIAGACGGGVDSSQFSEYVLRREGSSNGQRGHTLIRIKQEALD